A window of Salvelinus sp. IW2-2015 unplaced genomic scaffold, ASM291031v2 Un_scaffold1826, whole genome shotgun sequence genomic DNA:
cagcctcggacgcgtccacctccactatgaacgccaaagagggatccggatgggtcagcacgggagctgaggtaaacagagcactcaggtgaacaaaagcactgtccgcctcagccgaccactgaaAACataccggtccccccttcagcagtgaggtaatgggagccgctacctgaccaaaaccccggataaacctccgttagccattggcaaaccctagaaaccgctgcacctcctttaccgtgttgggagtcggccaattacgcacggctaaAATCCGGTCACTCTctatctccacccctgaggtggaaatgcggtaccctaggaaggagacggactgttggaagaacaggcatttctcagccttgacgtacaggtcatgctccaacagtcgaccaagcaccctgcgcaccagggacacatgctcgtcgCGTGTAGCGGAGCTTATCAGAATGTCATCagtatacaccactacaccctgcccgtgcaggtccctgaaaatcttgtctacaaaggcttggaagactgatggagcattcatcaacccgtacggcatgacgaggtactcataatgctcTGAGGTAGTACTAAACGCCGTCTTctactcgtctccctcccggatacgcaccaggttgtaagtgcTCCTGAGATCTAATTTGGTGAAAAAGCGctccccgtgcattgactcaatcgctgtggctatgagaggtagcgggtaactgtacctcacagtgatctggtttaggcctcgatagtcaatacacgggcgcagacctccatccttcttcttcacataAAAGAAAatcgaggaggaggatgaagtggAGTACCGAATgtcccctgacgcagggattctgAGACATATGTTTCCTTAGCAGCCGTCTCCGcctgcgacaggggatacacgtgactcctgggaagtgcgacGTCTACCACAAGATTTATTGCACAAtcccccccgtcgatggggtggtaattgagtcaggcgagagccaaatcggcatattcggggggaatgcgcacggtggagacctggtctggactttccaccgtagtagcaccaacggaaacccctaaacatctccccgagcactctcgcgaccacccgtgagagccctccgttgccatgaaatagtggggtcatgacaggctaagcagggtaggcctagcaccacgggaaacacaggagagtcaatgagaaagaactgattctctccttgtgacccccctgcgtcaccatgcccaggggagcggtggcctccctaatcaaccctgaccctaatggtcgactgtctaaggcgtgaactgggaagggcatagccactggaataatggggatccctaaactatgggagAATGATCTGTCTacaaaattcccagccgcgcctgaatcgacgagcgccttatgctgggaatgcaggAAAAACTCAAGAAAAGCAACATACAAAAACAtctgtgcaacagagggctctgggtgagaatggtgccggctcactGGGGTGACGCGAGAgttccctgcctgctgcctcaacccccagaggaaccaacccggcactgaccggcagtgtgacctctgcagccacagatggtgcacaaGATTGGaacctcctccagtctccctgagcgcagcacctcccagcttcAAGGGCATCagagcggtggtgctgggggatggaaccgacagaccCCGCTCTGGACGTCCGCTGgaagccagcaggttatccagacgaatggacaggtccaccagctggtcgaaggtgagggtAGTGTCcttgcaggccaactcccgatgGGATGTCCTCGCGCAAACTGCAGtgatagtggtcgatcagggccctgtcgttccatcccacgCCGGCAGCCATGGTCCGAAAGTCTATCgcaaactcctgggcgctcctcgtcccctgcctcagatggaagagaTGTTCACCcaccgctctaccctcgggcgggtggtcgaagactgcctgGAAGCGGTGGGCGAAATCCTCAATGGTCCAgcgccgcatctccttctccccacacggcgttggcctaatccagggctttccccgagaggcacgagacgagaTTGGACACCTTCTCacggcccgaaggagccgggtggacggttgccaggtagagctccagctgaaacaggaaaccctggcagcgtgCAGCCATCCCATCGTACTCCCGGGGAAGGgcgagacgaatcccactgggaccgggtgagtagtggagaccctggttgtgctggtggaggcgcggGAGGAACTCcttgtctctcccagcggtccatggtttGGACAACGCGGTCCACAGTGGCGCCGAGATGGTGGAGCAGCGCTCCTCGACCCCTATACCAGGGGggcctgctcctgctgactccatcttGTGGGTGTGAAATTCTGTCAAAcagtgggtgtagctggtgcatgaaagtcaggcgcaggagagcagagatgagtggacaaaGCAATGTTTGAACAGAACGCAACCGCGTCACAAAACCAAATGCCCACTGATcaagtgaggcagcacaaagtatcggctgccacaaagcacgggtGTAAAACAAAACCCGGCGCAAACAAGCCGAAAACGTGCCAACCTGAcaataaacaatttcacacacagacatggggggaacagagggttaaatacacgacaagtaatgagggaatgtaaaccaggtgtgtgggaaaacaagacaaaacaaatggaaaatgaaaggtggatcggcgatggctagaagaccggtgacgtcgaccgccgaacgccacccgaacaaggagaggaaccgacttcggtggaagtcatgACAACATATAATATGGCATGAATtctactaacattagctagctggctaacgttggcaAGGCTAGGGGTTAATTGTAACTGGCCACTATATTTCCTGTTAATGTGAGAAGCTGTATCTTTAACAACCACAAGTCCAGCTCAACAGGAAGAGAGATGGGGTGAGAAAACACCACTTTAAAAGAACAGCTATTCTTCCTCCATTTACAGATGATACAACAGAGATGGTTCATACTACCGAGATTGTATGGGGTTAATCCCATCTTCCACTTAAGTCGAATTCAGACAGTCATTCACTGACGACAATGGGAGACTAAGTGAAACTTTGAATTAAAGGgttacttcaggattttggccctttatctacttccccagagtcagatgagcttGTGGACCACATTTTTATGACtgtatccagtatgaaggaagttagaggtagtttcgtgagccaatgctaactagagttagcgcaatgactggaggtGAAtggcatgctagcagatacccaggAAATCTGCTCctattgattttaattttggaaatctgttctcaAGTATAATAAGGAGACACACTAATGTATGCAAGGTTTTAAAATATTACGTTtatgtcaaatgttatatctatttgggcttcttgcagtcaattcaCAGTCTGTAATGATCCCTGCACTATATGTTCCATGTTTGATTGTGTCTCATTGATAATGCTATGTACAGTACCTCTGTCCACAGAGCCTGGTAGCTCAGAGAAGAGATCCTACAGAgttgctgcagtgtgtctggggctactgtgtgttctactggctgggatcataggcctGTATGTCCACTGTAAGTCTTAAGTTATAATTCCTACAATTCACATGCAGTTCTGTGATTATCTCTATTAATGATaaactttgttgttgttgtaacagATGATGGGGTCTCTAAGAGCTTCTTAGCCTATAAGACCAACTTGTCTGCAGAGAGAGACCATCTACAGACtagttacaacaacctgactaaagagagagaccagctacagaccagtaacaacaacctgactactgagagagaccagttacagacgagttacaacaacctgactaaaaagatagaccagctacagacaagttataacaacctgactaaagagagagaccagctacaggcTGAGAGAGATGTTATTAGCGTGAGGCTTACCAATTGCAGTGAGTAAACCTACAGTAATAAATTACATGAGTCTGTATTCTTACATTAAGTGTACAGTGTGATAAGTTAAGGAAATTCATGTCAATCATCTTCTAGAACAAACGTGTCCTGAAGGCTGGCAGAAGTTTAAATCCAGTTGCTACTTCCTGTCTGCTGAGACTAAAACCtggaaggagagcagagagaactgtctggagagaggagcagacctgGTGATCATAGACAGCGATAAGGAAcaggtgtgagtgagtgagtgagtgagtgagtgagtgagtgagtgagtgagtgagtgagtgagtgagtgagtgagtgagtgagtgagtgagtgagtgagtgagtgagtgagtgagtgtgtgtgtgtgagtgtgagtgtgagagaggatATGGCTTTGCAGGGGTAGATATGATCAAACATATAGGTATATATTTATCTTTCTCAACAACAGGAGTTTCTCTTCAAACTCAACAAGAGAGTCTGGATTGGTCTGACTGACTCTGTTACTGAGGAGACTTGGAGATGGGTGGACGGCACCCCACTGACCACCACAAGGTAATACACTACTGctctaataacactgaccacaGCATACTTAAAaatccaagatggtgtagcagtcagacgtctttttgTCCCTGTCTTATCGTttccatgtatatatatatttatatattttgatatcttttttcttcacatatatcttttatatttttcttaacctcaactacaacatactctcctgcaatccgcctcacccaatgtggtatggatctgctatttcttTACCTCTGAAACGGAACCCTCAACAGAAGCTAGACAGCAAACTAGCTTCTAGCTAGTAGCCAGCTAGcaactgctagcggtcatcagctaccaTTAGCCCGGACAACTCTCGCCAACCTGCACAGCGCGACTGAAACCAGAGCAAATCGgacttaatttttattttatctccatatccccagattcctatcgcaagctctgaaccttttcacctcgatcatcgcagctagctagctgctatctgagttgccactcctggctaacgtctctgtcccgaagcaagaaccaattagcctggagctagtcTTGCTAGgaccatctcccggctagctgaagaggtccatcagccactccttgggttacaatacctattttgccaattggcctggacccctgtCGTCCCTTCACAACTGGAATACCGACGTAGTTTATCAACTGGCTCCTCCGTCgcaacgtcccctgaatgcccatatGCTAGCCTGCTcgccgcggcctgctagctgtctagagcatatctgttagcttaagaggcccatcaGACAAATTATTTGGCCTCTATACCTattctgccaattggcctgggCCCCCCTTTTACCACACAAATCCCTGCTGATCCACGACAACTGGTCTGCAGACGTAacagcacgagggggctacaacagactttcttctgtcgagacgtccctctaaggcccttctgctagcttgctagccccagcCCGCTAGCTGCCTGAATCGCCCTGTCTCCGGACAGtgccactcactggacccctatgattaCTCGGCCTTTCGCTAATGTCAATATGACTTgttcattgctgttttggttagtaattattgccttatttcactgtagagcctctagccctgctcaatacaccATTAGTTAACCATTtaattccacctcccacacatgcgctattcacctcacctggtttaaagtATGTTTcgagagacaatatctctctcatcgtcactcagtgCATAGGCTTActtccactgtactcacatcctaccatacctttgtctgtaaattatgccttgaatcttttctattgtgcccagaaacctgctccttttactctctctctcttccgaaCATACTAGACCACCAGTTCTTATAGCTTtgagccgtacccttatcctactcctcctctgttcctctggtggtGTAGAGGTTGATTCCTGCAGTGcatagctccactcccattccccaggagctctcatttgttgacttctttaactgtaaaagccttggtttcatgcatgttaNaaaagccttggtttcatgcatgttaacattaaaagcctcctccctaagtttgttttattcactgccttagcacactctgccaacccggatgtcctagctgtgtctgaatccttgcttaggaagaccaccaaaaacccagaaatgtccatccctaacaagaacattttccgacaagatagaacttccaaagagggcggagttgcaatctactgcagagatgacctgcaaagttctgtcttACTATACAGGTCTGTGCCCAAAGAATTTGAGCTCCTACttttaaaaatgcacctttccagaaacaagttcctcaccgttgccgcttgctaccTCCTGccaccagctgtgccctggacaccatatgtgaattgattgtccccCATCTTTCTTCAGAGCtagtgctgttaggtgacctaaactgggacatgcttaacaccccagccatcctacaatcaaaacttgatgccctcaatctcacacaaaatatcaatgaacctaccaggtacaacctcaAATCCGTAAaaacgggcaccctcatagatatcatcctaaccaacctgccctccaaatacacctctgctgtcttcaaccaggatctcagctatcactgcctcattgcctgcgtccataacgggtctgcggtcaaacgaccacccctcatcaatgtcaaacgctccttaaaacatttcagcgagcaggcctttctaatcaacctggcccgggtatcctggaaggacattgacctcattccgtcagtagaggatgcctggttattctttaaaagtgctttcctcgccatcttaaataagcacgcctcattcaaaaaatgtaaaaccaggaacagatattgcccctggttcactccagacctgactgcccttgaccagcacataaacatcctgtggcgtactacattagcatcgaatagcccccacgatatgcaacttttcagggaagttcgGAACCAAAATATAGAGGCAGGTAGGaatgcaaaggctagctttttcaaacagaagtttggtggccatgctttccacctggctacccctaccccggtcaacagccctgcaccctccacagcaactcgcccaagcctcccccatttctccttcacccaaatccagatagctgatgttctgaaagagctgcaaaatctggacctttacaaatcagctgggctagacaatctggaccctctctttctaaaattatccgcagaaattgttgcaaccattattactagcctgttcaacctctctttcatatcgtctgagatccccagattggaaagctgccgcggtcatccccctcttcaaagggggagacactctagacccaaactgcgacagacctatatctatcctacccagcctttttaaggtcttcgaaagccaagttgacaaacagatcaacgaccttttcgaatcccaccgtaccttctccgctatgcaatctggtatccgagctggtcatgcgtgcacctcagccactctcaaggtcctaaatgatatcataaccgccatcgataagagacaataatgtgcagctgtattcatcgacctgaccaaggtctgtcaatcatcacattcttatcgcagactcaacagccttggtttctcaaatgactgcctcgcctggttcaccaactacttctcagacagagttcagtgtgtcaaattggagggcctgttgtccggacctttggcagtctctatgggggtgccagagggttcaatcctcgggccgactcttttctctgtatacatcaatgatgtagctcttgctgctggtgactctccgattcacctctacgcagacataaccattctgtatacttctggcccttcactggacactgtgttaacttaccTCCAGAcaagtttcaatgccatacaactgtccttccgtggcctccaactgctcttaaatgcaagttaaactaaatgcatgctcttcaaccgatcgctgcccacacctgcccgcctgttccgcaacttagaatatgtggacaactacaaatacctgggtgtctggttagactgtaaactctccttccagactcacattaagcatcaccAATCCaatattaaatctagaatcagcctcctattttgcaacaaagcatccttcactcatgctgccaaacataccctcgtaaaactgaccatcctaccgatccttcacttcggtgatgtcatttacaaaatagccttcaacactctactcagcaaattggatgcagtctatcacagtgccatccgttttgtcaccaaagccccttaaactacccaccattgcgacctgtatgctcttgttggctggccctcgcttcatattcgtcgccaaacccactggcttcaggtcatctataagtctttgctaggtcaAGCCTCAcctaatctcagctcactggtcaccatagcagcacccacccgtagcacgtgctccagcaggtacatttcactggtcacccccaaaaccacttCCTCCTTCaaccgtctttccttccagttctctgctgccaatgacttaaatgaactgcaaaaatcactgaagctggagactcatatctccctcactagctttaggcaacagctgtcagagcagctcacagatcactgcacttgtacatagcccatctgtaattagccccTCCAATTACCTCATGCCCATACAgttatctattttatttattttgctcctttgcaccccagtatctctacttgtacactcatcttctgcacatctaccactccagtgtttaatttctatataccgtaattatttcgccactatggcctatataTTGCCTTATCTccattatcctacctcatttgaacacactgtatatagactttttctattgtattattcactgtatgttttgtttattccatgtgtaagcctacctggttaacttctaccgagtcagaaacccggatccgggagcaccccccaccccccaccagtaaaaaagctgaatagcatagctagcatagcgtcacaagtaaatagtagcatctaaatatcattcaatcacaagtccaagataccagatgaaagatccacttcttgtgaatccagcaatcatttctgatttttaaaatgttttacagggaagacacaatatgtaaatctattagctaaccacgttagcaaaagacaccatttttctttgtccaccattttttctctccaccagttagctatcaccaattcggccaaataaagatattgatagccactaaccaagaaaaaacctcatcagatgacagtctgataacatatttattgtataggatagttttgttgagaaaatgtgcatatttcaggtagaaatcatagtttacaattgcacccaccatcacaactcgactagaataaatacagagagcaacgtgtattaccaatttactcatcataaaacatttcataaaaatagacaaagcatagcaatggaaagacacagatcttgtgaattcagacatatttcagattttctaagcgtttacagcgaaaacacaataaatcgttatattagcataccacatgtgcaaacgttaccccagcatgaatccaaGGCAAGGGAGCGATAAcgtatgatcaccaaaatatattaattttttcactaaccttctcagaattcttccgatgacactcctgtaacatcatattgcAACATACATatgagtttgttcgaaaatgtgcatatttagccacaaaaaaaccgtggttatacaatgagaatagtagcaaaactggcctgaaaatgtcgggcgctatatttgagagtgatctagtctaatcgatagctaatcataaacttgactaaaaaatacagggttgacaggaatcgaaagacaaattagttcttaaacaaaggtgaaataaaaaaatgtaataaaaataaaacagtgtAAGGAGTAGGACGATTCTCTCtgttgttcatactctaggtCCTCCATACTCAACTGGTGGACCACCACGACCACAGAGTAAGAGACGATGACGACTCTGACAATAAGGCTCCAATTTGCAATTCATCTCATTTTCAATTCATTCAACCTTTATGCATACAGGTATTGTCATTGATGGTAGTATTCAACAAAAATTGAATTTAAGCTGAATAATGCAGCATATTATTTAGGATTGTGATGTTCTGTGATATCTGattgtttttaaccctgtaggtactggtatt
This region includes:
- the LOC112072108 gene encoding C-type lectin domain family 4 member M-like — encoded protein: MEQSEEIYANVDRKSRGQDTVNRSIDEQLQAEDTEPGSSEKRSYRVAAVCLGLLCVLLAGIIGLYVHYDGVSKSFLAYKTNLSAERDHLQTSYNNLTKERDQLQTSNNNLTTERDQLQTSYNNLTKKIDQLQTSYNNLTKERDQLQAERDVISVRLTNCKQTCPEGWQKFKSSCYFLSAETKTWKESRENCLERGADLVIIDSDKEQEFLFKLNKRVWIGLTDSVTEETWRWVDGTPLTTTRYWNDKQLIGRS